One bacterium genomic window, GAGGTCAAGATGGTTCGGGATTACAGACATATGCAACACGTTCATCCTCAGACCGATCTCAGTTTAAAGACCGGAACAATATGGCCGGTCACCAGACCGGCGTTGTTCTTGATCTCCGGACTATTATACCGAATAAGATGCGCAAAGTCATCCATGTTTTGCACGATCCCCAGTTGGCGCAAAACCTCCAGACAGATCACGCCAAGCCCCCTTGCGCCACCATCATGCACCTTGACCACGATCCCGATCCGCTGGTCGCGGAACCCGATCGCCTGGAGCGCTTCTGCTCCCCCTTTGCAGACCACATTGAAAGGAAATGACCGCATCAGGTTGAAATCAAATCGGTTCTCCCCAGAAAACAGCAGCGGGAACTCCGCCATCGCCTCCCGTATTCGAGCCAACGACTTCTCCGTTCGGTCTGCACTGTGGTTGGCCACTGCCAACCGCATGAAGCCAATCGCCAGATTTCTGAGCGGCATCGGAAAATTCGGCGCCGAACAGCCATCTGTCCCCATCAGCATCTGCTCTTCCGGATAGTCACAAACCTCCGAGATCGCCCTCTTCACCAGACGCTGCACCTCCCCCTCCGGATCAAGGTAACTCTCCGGCGGGACACCCAGATGCCGCGCCAGAGCCAGAAATCCGGAGTGCTTCCCCGAACAATTGTGCCGGAGTGGGTCTTTATCTTCCCCGTGCAACGGGTACTTGTTATCGGTCTGCATCCCTAGCGGCCAGTGATATCCGCATTTCAGGTGGGATGGCTCATTGCCGGCTTTCCTGAGATTTGATCGCACCACTGCGATATGCTCATCGGTTCCGGAATGTGACCCAGCCATGATGGAGAGATTCGGATTGGAAAACCCGTACTCATCTGCTCCCCCGCTCGCCACCAGCGGCACCAACTGGAACGGCTTGATCGATGACCGCGTCATCGTCACCATCTCCGGGTCGCCCAGACAATGAGTCACTCTGCCCGAGTCATCCACCACGGCGATCGATGCATAATGCGTCGCTTCGACTACCGACCCCCGATAGATCACTGCGCCCGGCTCCGCCCCTTTGGGTATGGTCTGCTGTATTACTTTCATGTCCATAGCACGCCTAAGGTAGATATTCAGAGGTGAAACGAAAGTTTAATCTTTGACAGCCTTGACTGCCCGTATTGCAAGGAACGCCGGGGTAGCCAGGGCCGCGTCAAACGCCTGTGGGTTAATGCGACGACTTCCCGGCGATGGTTTCGCCTCCAGCGTCCGGTCAATATGAAATCCCGCCCGCGAGAGTCCGCCGCTGATACTCTCGAACGTCTGATGATAACTCACCAGTTCCATGCCAGGGAGCATCCGCCAGCGATATGGCTCAGCAACACTGAAGTACACGGATTTTGTTTTTCGCTGTTCCTGAAGCATCTTGAAGGAAGATAATGGATGGTGAATTGAAAAGATCAGCACCCCGTCTGACCTGAGCAACTTACCGCACCGCTTGAAGAGACCATCCAGATTCCGGATATAATGAAAAGCGAGTGAACTAACCACCAGATCATACTCACCCGCTTTCGCCTTCACTCGCCGCATATCGGCATGAACGAATCTGGCGCCGCTCACTTCCTCCCGTGCGATCGCCAGCATCGATTCCGAATTATCTACCCCCGTGACTTTGCCTCCCATCCGCATGAGCTTACGCGTCAAAAGCCCTGATCCACACCCCAGCTCCAGGATCTTTCGCCCACGCACCCTCCCGCGCAGGAGCTTTGACATCATTGGCCATTCGAGTTGGTCATTGTAGAAACTTCGCGCGTTATCCGCGCGTTTCTCGTGATAGACCCGTGCATGACGATCATATTCTCGACGGTTCCGGTCACTCATCGCATGACTCACTTCGCCCGGATCAGCACCAGCGTCTGGTCATCTTCCTGCGCCCCAAACCCGTCCACCGACTTCAACAACTCCGCCCTGATCTCCGCTAACGGTCTGCCGACCTTCTCCCGGATCAGATGCTGAATCCGCTCCTCACCAAACATCTCACCAGACTTGTTTTCGACTTCGGTCAGTCCGTCGGTCAGGATCACCAGCAAATCGCCCGGCTTAACACTCAGTTGAGTCTGGGCAAACGGAAGGTCCTTCACCACCCCCAACGGCGGATTCTGACTCTCATGCGATGCACAGGTTTTGTCAACTCCATTAATATGCAGGAGCGACGGATGCCCCGCCCCCGTGTATGTCACCGAATGGTCCGTGTGCAATTCCAGATACACCCCGGTCGCGTACATATCCGGGCGCTTCAGCGCATACACCACATTATTGAGATCCGCACAGACCGTCTGCTCTGTCTTCCGAAGCAGCGTTGTTTTTAGCGCGCTTTTAATCATCGCCATCATTACTCCCGCTCGCACCCCATGCCCGGAGACATCGGCGACAGTCACGATCACCCGCTTCTCCATCAGCATCACATCCAGCATATCCCCGCCCACTTCGCTCGAGGCTGACGAACTCCCCAGAATCTCCCACTGCTCATTGTTGAGTGTAACTTCCGGAACGAGATGATCGTGAATCTCCTTGGCAAGTTCCATCTCCGCCTGAAGGTGCACCGTCTTGGCGCCTTCACCCCTGATGAATATGACGAACATCACATACCCGATCACGATTGCAACCACCATCACTAACCCTGTGATGGTGAAGCCGGCATTCCCTGTTGCCAGCGAGCCCGAGAAGAACATTCTCTGAGAGACCGGGACAGCAGCATTGAGGATGATTGGCAGCCAATAGTGACGTCCCTTGAAAAAAGCGTATGCCCAGCAGACCGCGATGGTTGCTGACCCGATCAACCACCCGGCCACATCCACCCAGTGCCATCCCTGGCCGACATTTGCGACCATCAGCATGGCTATCGGAGAGAAAACAAAGAAGATGGCCGTCAGCAGCGCAATTCGCGCACGCATGGACAGATTTCGATACAGTATGGCTGAATCCACTCAGTACTCTCCATTTGGGCTTGGGTTTGACGGAATATATATGATGAAACTCTTCCTGACCACTCAAACTCTTTCACTGTCTACCGTATTACTCCACGATTAGCGGAACCCGCCGCCCGTCTCCCCTGTTTTCTCCTTAGTCCGTGGCACGAGAGATCGACACTTGAACCTACTCATACGAAGGAATCGAACATGAACCATCTCGTTCTCGGCGGCACCGGCACGGTCGGCTCGGCCGTCGTC contains:
- a CDS encoding asparaginase; its protein translation is MDMKVIQQTIPKGAEPGAVIYRGSVVEATHYASIAVVDDSGRVTHCLGDPEMVTMTRSSIKPFQLVPLVASGGADEYGFSNPNLSIMAGSHSGTDEHIAVVRSNLRKAGNEPSHLKCGYHWPLGMQTDNKYPLHGEDKDPLRHNCSGKHSGFLALARHLGVPPESYLDPEGEVQRLVKRAISEVCDYPEEQMLMGTDGCSAPNFPMPLRNLAIGFMRLAVANHSADRTEKSLARIREAMAEFPLLFSGENRFDFNLMRSFPFNVVCKGGAEALQAIGFRDQRIGIVVKVHDGGARGLGVICLEVLRQLGIVQNMDDFAHLIRYNSPEIKNNAGLVTGHIVPVFKLRSV
- a CDS encoding class I SAM-dependent methyltransferase; this translates as MSDRNRREYDRHARVYHEKRADNARSFYNDQLEWPMMSKLLRGRVRGRKILELGCGSGLLTRKLMRMGGKVTGVDNSESMLAIAREEVSGARFVHADMRRVKAKAGEYDLVVSSLAFHYIRNLDGLFKRCGKLLRSDGVLIFSIHHPLSSFKMLQEQRKTKSVYFSVAEPYRWRMLPGMELVSYHQTFESISGGLSRAGFHIDRTLEAKPSPGSRRINPQAFDAALATPAFLAIRAVKAVKD
- a CDS encoding serine/threonine-protein phosphatase, with the protein product MDSAILYRNLSMRARIALLTAIFFVFSPIAMLMVANVGQGWHWVDVAGWLIGSATIAVCWAYAFFKGRHYWLPIILNAAVPVSQRMFFSGSLATGNAGFTITGLVMVVAIVIGYVMFVIFIRGEGAKTVHLQAEMELAKEIHDHLVPEVTLNNEQWEILGSSSASSEVGGDMLDVMLMEKRVIVTVADVSGHGVRAGVMMAMIKSALKTTLLRKTEQTVCADLNNVVYALKRPDMYATGVYLELHTDHSVTYTGAGHPSLLHINGVDKTCASHESQNPPLGVVKDLPFAQTQLSVKPGDLLVILTDGLTEVENKSGEMFGEERIQHLIREKVGRPLAEIRAELLKSVDGFGAQEDDQTLVLIRAK